A region from the Dehalogenimonas sp. THU2 genome encodes:
- a CDS encoding 4Fe-4S binding protein, which translates to MFKRHVSRAVFALAVVALLGAAIYGQFSHGLSGFEPFLPDSVPGAVTFNALRSSGGTVLFVARDADGQDLSYVTAAEGPGYGGPMTVLVNWTLDGVITGVTVPEHHEDIPWWRALEQRGFFQQYNGRGFIEPLRLNEDIDAATGSTVSSNGVAVGVRAGRGVLASHLGQPFTGPGDPIQFGTPEIAVIAGILSVVLLRTIPLFRRLTWARGTMLAYSLVVFGIWLSVPLSLTNIAAWLVGYAPPVETFIMIYIIVFGILGLAVVLGKNFYCFWLCPYVAVQELIHSIFRVRIQPDVKWFKFLRNARYLLLFIALFLVLALKNPSVSVFEPWNVLFSLKGTADQWVLMIFALGAAIFIYDFWCHYLCPIGAVMDIILRVRRGVIELWHKNNKSAASHDAPRTSS; encoded by the coding sequence TTGTTCAAACGTCATGTCTCCAGGGCAGTCTTCGCTCTGGCGGTGGTGGCGCTGCTGGGCGCCGCCATTTATGGGCAGTTCAGTCACGGTTTATCCGGCTTCGAACCTTTTTTACCGGACAGCGTACCCGGCGCCGTAACTTTTAATGCCTTGCGCTCCAGCGGTGGCACAGTCTTGTTCGTGGCAAGGGACGCCGATGGACAGGATCTGAGTTATGTCACCGCCGCAGAGGGACCCGGTTACGGTGGGCCGATGACGGTGCTGGTCAACTGGACCCTGGACGGCGTCATTACCGGCGTCACGGTTCCGGAACACCACGAGGATATTCCCTGGTGGCGCGCGTTGGAACAGCGAGGCTTTTTTCAACAGTACAACGGGCGCGGTTTCATCGAACCGTTACGGCTGAACGAAGATATCGACGCCGCCACTGGCTCAACTGTCTCCTCCAACGGCGTCGCGGTAGGGGTGCGTGCCGGTCGCGGCGTTTTGGCCAGTCACCTGGGTCAACCTTTCACAGGACCGGGTGACCCCATCCAGTTCGGGACGCCGGAGATCGCCGTTATCGCGGGCATCTTATCGGTTGTGTTACTGCGGACCATACCCCTGTTCAGGCGACTCACATGGGCGCGGGGTACCATGCTTGCCTACAGCCTGGTGGTTTTCGGTATCTGGCTTTCAGTACCCCTGAGTCTGACCAACATCGCCGCATGGCTGGTGGGTTACGCACCTCCTGTGGAAACGTTCATCATGATATACATCATTGTCTTCGGTATATTAGGTCTGGCGGTCGTACTGGGCAAGAATTTTTATTGTTTCTGGCTTTGTCCATATGTAGCAGTTCAGGAATTGATACATTCCATATTCCGTGTAAGAATCCAGCCCGACGTCAAGTGGTTCAAATTTCTGCGGAACGCGCGTTATCTGCTCTTGTTCATCGCTCTGTTCCTGGTCCTGGCACTGAAGAATCCGTCGGTATCGGTTTTTGAACCATGGAACGTGCTCTTTAGTTTGAAAGGTACCGCCGATCAATGGGTGTTGATGATTTTCGCCCTAGGTGCCGCTATCTTTATCTATGACTTTTGGTGTCATTATCTCTGTCCGATCGGCGCGGTCATGGATATCATTTTAAGAGTCCGCCGGGGGGTTATCGAACTATGGCACAAAAACAACAAATCCGCGGCAAGCCACGACGCACCGCGAACATCTTCGTAG